The Deltaproteobacteria bacterium genome includes a region encoding these proteins:
- a CDS encoding SDR family NAD(P)-dependent oxidoreductase, with product MVGITAYGAYIPRLRLDRQAIFQAMGWFAPAIMMVAQGERSMCYWDEDSLTMAVSAGMDCIKGIDKEKIDGAYFASTTFPFADRQNAGILATALNLSSGLTTSDFTGSIKAGSSALIAGLNAVKSGERKNVLVAAADRRETKGAYFYEMWYGDGAASVCVGTENVIAEFLGSHSVSYDFVDHYRGGSNKFDYVWEERWARDEGYSKIYPEAIKGLLAKLGITMDEVAKLAFPCFFKAEHKGIAKALGAEKKVVDNMHEVCGETGVAHCMVMLVSALETAKPGDIIIMAGFGQGADALAFKVTENITKLAPRQGVAKCIANKKIVDNYAKFLVWRNLVENEMGIRAEAPTQTAMTTLWRKRKMILGLVGGKCRECGTAQFPKMDICVNPACNAHRTQDDYEFANLTAKIKTFTGDMLSVSVDPPNKYGMIQFEGGGRYMADFTDCDQDELKVGLPMKMMFRRRYVDKGRGFTNYFWKATPDRDAMPAYLAELSKVRFDGKVAVITGAGGGLGKVYALELAKRGAKIVVNDLGGARDGSGGGSATPAQAVVDEIKALGGDAVANYDNVATAAGGENLIKQAVDAFGTVDIVINNAGILRDKSFLKMEPENWNAVLAVHLNGAYNVTKPAFAIMREKGYGRVIMTTSAAGLYGNFGQTNYSAAKMALVGLMNTLKLEGGKYNIKVNTVAPLAASRLTEDIMPPDIFARMKPEFVSPMVMYLASHVCKESGYIYNAGMGYYNRAAMVTGGSVQIGDVTKPPTVEDIADKWEEINSIEGGKEISDATGALMELVTPRPKKSAAAPAAAAAEAPAAGGSGVTVEAIFAEMPSHFMADKAAGVNVIFQYIVTGAGGGDWIVAVADGALSITKGKHEKPTTTLKLAADDCVAMFTGQLNPMKAYTSKKLIIEGDIMKSQLIEKLFKL from the coding sequence ATGGTAGGAATAACTGCTTACGGAGCCTACATCCCCCGGCTTCGACTGGATCGTCAGGCGATCTTTCAGGCCATGGGCTGGTTCGCCCCGGCCATCATGATGGTGGCGCAGGGCGAAAGGTCCATGTGCTATTGGGACGAAGACTCCCTCACCATGGCGGTTTCGGCTGGCATGGACTGCATAAAGGGCATAGACAAGGAAAAGATTGACGGCGCGTATTTCGCATCCACAACCTTCCCCTTTGCGGACAGGCAGAACGCCGGAATCCTTGCCACGGCCCTCAATCTTTCGTCGGGACTCACCACAAGCGACTTCACCGGCTCAATCAAGGCGGGCTCATCGGCCCTCATCGCGGGCCTGAACGCAGTAAAATCGGGAGAGCGCAAGAACGTATTGGTTGCGGCAGCCGACCGCCGCGAGACCAAGGGCGCGTATTTTTACGAGATGTGGTACGGCGACGGCGCGGCTTCGGTCTGCGTGGGAACCGAAAACGTGATAGCGGAATTTCTGGGCTCCCACAGCGTGTCCTACGATTTCGTCGATCATTATCGCGGCGGATCCAACAAGTTCGACTACGTGTGGGAAGAGCGCTGGGCGCGTGATGAAGGCTACAGCAAGATTTACCCGGAGGCCATCAAGGGCCTTCTGGCCAAGCTCGGCATCACAATGGACGAGGTTGCGAAGCTCGCCTTCCCCTGCTTCTTCAAGGCCGAGCACAAGGGCATAGCCAAAGCCCTGGGCGCGGAAAAGAAGGTCGTGGACAACATGCACGAGGTCTGCGGCGAAACCGGCGTGGCCCACTGCATGGTGATGCTGGTGTCGGCCCTTGAAACCGCCAAGCCCGGCGACATCATCATCATGGCGGGCTTCGGCCAGGGCGCGGACGCGCTGGCCTTCAAGGTGACTGAAAACATTACCAAACTCGCCCCCCGGCAGGGTGTCGCAAAGTGCATAGCCAACAAGAAGATCGTGGACAACTACGCGAAATTCCTGGTCTGGCGCAACCTTGTGGAAAACGAGATGGGTATCCGGGCCGAGGCCCCCACCCAGACCGCCATGACCACCCTGTGGCGCAAGCGCAAGATGATTCTGGGTCTCGTGGGCGGCAAGTGCCGGGAGTGCGGCACGGCCCAGTTCCCCAAGATGGACATCTGCGTAAACCCGGCCTGCAACGCTCATCGTACCCAGGACGATTACGAGTTCGCCAATCTTACCGCAAAAATCAAGACCTTCACCGGCGACATGCTCTCGGTGTCGGTGGACCCGCCCAACAAGTACGGCATGATCCAGTTTGAGGGCGGCGGGCGCTACATGGCGGATTTTACCGACTGCGACCAGGATGAACTTAAGGTCGGCCTTCCCATGAAGATGATGTTCCGCAGGCGCTACGTGGACAAGGGCCGGGGCTTCACCAACTACTTCTGGAAAGCCACCCCGGACCGCGACGCCATGCCCGCCTACCTTGCGGAGCTTTCTAAGGTCCGCTTTGACGGCAAGGTTGCTGTCATCACCGGCGCTGGCGGGGGCCTCGGCAAGGTGTACGCCTTGGAGCTTGCCAAGCGCGGCGCGAAGATCGTTGTAAACGACCTTGGAGGCGCGCGCGACGGCTCCGGCGGCGGCTCCGCCACTCCGGCCCAGGCTGTGGTTGACGAGATCAAGGCCCTTGGCGGCGACGCGGTTGCCAACTACGACAACGTGGCCACAGCGGCTGGAGGCGAGAACCTGATCAAGCAGGCCGTGGACGCCTTCGGCACGGTGGACATCGTCATCAATAACGCCGGAATCCTCCGGGACAAGAGCTTCCTCAAAATGGAGCCGGAAAACTGGAACGCGGTGCTGGCCGTACATCTCAACGGCGCGTACAACGTCACCAAGCCGGCCTTCGCCATAATGAGGGAAAAGGGCTATGGCCGCGTCATCATGACCACGAGCGCTGCGGGCCTTTACGGCAACTTCGGCCAGACCAACTACTCGGCGGCCAAGATGGCCTTGGTGGGCCTCATGAATACCTTGAAGCTCGAAGGCGGCAAGTACAACATAAAGGTGAACACCGTGGCCCCGCTTGCGGCCTCGCGTCTCACCGAAGACATCATGCCGCCCGATATTTTCGCCCGCATGAAGCCCGAGTTCGTGTCACCCATGGTGATGTATCTCGCAAGCCACGTCTGCAAGGAATCGGGCTACATCTATAACGCCGGAATGGGCTACTACAACCGGGCAGCAATGGTCACCGGCGGAAGCGTCCAGATCGGCGATGTGACCAAGCCGCCCACTGTCGAAGACATCGCCGACAAGTGGGAGGAGATCAACTCCATAGAGGGCGGCAAGGAAATCTCCGACGCAACCGGTGCCCTCATGGAACTGGTCACCCCCAGGCCCAAGAAGAGCGCGGCGGCCCCCGCGGCTGCGGCGGCGGAAGCCCCGGCGGCAGGCGGAAGCGGTGTCACGGTTGAGGCGATTTTCGCCGAAATGCCCTCGCATTTCATGGCGGATAAGGCCGCTGGCGTCAACGTGATCTTCCAGTACATCGTAACGGGCGCGGGCGGCGGCGACTGGATAGTGGCGGTTGCGGATGGCGCGCTTTCCATCACCAAGGGCAAGCACGAGAAACCCACCACCACCTTAAAATTGGCGGCGGATGACTGCGTGGCCATGTTCACCGGGCAGCTGAACCCGATGAAGGCCTACACGTCCAAGAAGCTCATCATTGAAGGCGACATCATGAAGTCGCAGCTCATTGAAAAGCTCTTTAAGTTATAA
- a CDS encoding DUF3795 domain-containing protein has translation MQGWTEEEFANRELMAPCGLYCGTCGVYISNRDGNEKFRQVMGNLYGTKPEETRCLGCMQPDPPRELYSFCRSCAIRDCVRGRGFYSCHQCENWPCDHFKNFPLATGRRVMDRAIKSWREKVAELGDEAGSVEWARSECERYHCPDCGYPLFRGAQRCRNCKRNVADDLDGSL, from the coding sequence ATGCAAGGCTGGACCGAAGAGGAATTTGCGAACAGGGAGCTTATGGCCCCGTGCGGGCTGTACTGCGGGACCTGCGGGGTTTACATCTCAAACCGCGACGGAAACGAAAAGTTCCGGCAGGTGATGGGAAACCTGTACGGAACCAAGCCTGAGGAGACCAGGTGCCTGGGCTGTATGCAGCCCGATCCGCCCCGCGAGCTTTACTCTTTCTGCCGGTCCTGCGCCATACGCGACTGCGTTAGGGGCCGGGGCTTCTACTCCTGCCACCAGTGCGAAAACTGGCCCTGCGACCACTTCAAGAATTTTCCCCTGGCGACTGGCCGGAGGGTCATGGACCGGGCCATAAAAAGCTGGCGGGAAAAGGTCGCGGAGCTTGGCGACGAGGCCGGAAGCGTGGAATGGGCGCGTTCCGAATGCGAACGCTACCACTGCCCGGACTGCGGCTACCCGCTCTTCCGGGGAGCCCAGCGTTGCCGCAACTGCAAGCGAAACGTCGCCGACGACCTGGACGGCTCGCTGTAG
- a CDS encoding ATP-dependent metallopeptidase FtsH/Yme1/Tma family protein, giving the protein MEKHHKFSFWYVLFGIWVVFFIHNMMSSAMAIRSIPYSEFLDLLKSKKIAEVAITENQIQGKTVDGGGPEGKTLVFRAVRVDPELSKLLSEYKVTFKGEIESRWLHDLLSWVLPVLLFVGVWAFMMKKMAGGQQGFMMLGKKARIYMQDELSVTFDDVAGVDESKAELVEVVEFLRDPGRFTRLGGKMPRGVLLVGPPGTGKTLLAKAVAGESKVPFFSLSGSEFVELFVGMGAARVRDLFNQAKEKAPCIIFIDELDALGKARGIGSFGGHDEREQTLNQLLSEMDGFDPTVGVILLAATNRPEILDPALMRPGRFDRQILVDRPDKQGREAILKVHLKGVTTEEGLDVEKISSMTPGMVGADLANLVNEAALLAVRRGRDSVSMAEFEEAVERVVTGLEKRNRLINHEEKKIVAFHELGHAIVALSLPGADPVQKISIIPRGIAALGYTLQLPTEDRFIMKKTELLNRIAVLLGGRAAEEIVFGDISTGAHNDLARATDIARGMVKQYGMSEKIGTVYLENERRQQFLSVGMDAAPEYGAETAVLIDSEIKGILDAQYLVAREILEGRREVLDKAAVLLLEKEKMEGGELAALMEKTQSI; this is encoded by the coding sequence ATGGAAAAACATCACAAATTCTCTTTCTGGTACGTCCTGTTCGGCATTTGGGTTGTGTTTTTCATCCACAACATGATGTCTTCGGCCATGGCCATAAGGAGCATTCCCTATTCCGAGTTTCTGGACCTTTTGAAGTCGAAAAAAATCGCCGAAGTCGCCATCACCGAAAACCAGATACAGGGGAAGACCGTAGACGGCGGAGGCCCGGAGGGCAAGACCCTGGTATTCCGCGCCGTTCGCGTTGACCCGGAGCTTTCCAAGCTCCTGTCCGAGTACAAGGTCACCTTCAAGGGCGAGATCGAATCCCGCTGGCTTCACGACCTTCTGTCCTGGGTGCTGCCCGTGCTGCTTTTCGTGGGGGTGTGGGCCTTCATGATGAAAAAGATGGCGGGCGGCCAGCAGGGCTTCATGATGCTGGGCAAAAAGGCCCGGATTTACATGCAGGATGAACTTTCGGTAACCTTCGACGATGTGGCCGGGGTTGACGAGAGCAAGGCCGAACTGGTGGAAGTGGTGGAGTTTCTGCGCGACCCCGGGCGCTTCACCCGGCTTGGGGGCAAGATGCCGCGAGGGGTGCTCCTGGTGGGGCCTCCGGGAACAGGCAAGACCCTTCTGGCCAAGGCGGTGGCGGGGGAATCGAAGGTCCCATTTTTCAGCCTTTCGGGCTCGGAATTCGTGGAGCTTTTCGTGGGCATGGGCGCGGCCCGCGTGCGCGACCTCTTCAACCAGGCCAAGGAAAAGGCCCCCTGCATCATCTTCATCGACGAGTTGGACGCCCTTGGAAAGGCTCGCGGAATAGGCTCCTTCGGGGGCCACGACGAGCGCGAGCAGACCCTGAACCAGCTCCTGTCGGAAATGGACGGCTTCGATCCCACCGTGGGGGTGATACTTCTCGCCGCCACCAACAGGCCGGAAATCCTCGATCCCGCGCTCATGCGCCCTGGGCGCTTCGACCGCCAGATACTGGTGGACCGGCCCGACAAGCAGGGGCGCGAGGCGATACTTAAGGTGCACTTGAAGGGCGTCACGACCGAGGAGGGGCTCGACGTCGAGAAAATATCCTCCATGACCCCCGGAATGGTGGGCGCGGACCTGGCCAACCTCGTGAACGAGGCCGCCCTTCTCGCCGTGCGCCGGGGCAGGGACTCCGTGAGCATGGCGGAGTTCGAGGAGGCCGTGGAGCGCGTGGTGACGGGCCTGGAAAAACGCAACCGCCTCATCAACCACGAAGAAAAGAAAATCGTGGCCTTTCACGAGCTTGGCCACGCCATCGTGGCCCTTTCCCTTCCGGGCGCGGACCCGGTGCAGAAGATATCCATAATCCCGCGAGGCATTGCGGCCCTGGGCTACACCCTGCAATTGCCCACGGAAGACCGGTTCATCATGAAAAAGACCGAGCTTCTGAACAGGATAGCCGTCCTTCTGGGAGGCCGGGCAGCCGAAGAGATCGTTTTCGGAGACATTTCCACGGGTGCGCACAACGACCTTGCACGGGCCACGGACATAGCGCGCGGCATGGTGAAGCAATACGGCATGAGCGAAAAAATCGGCACAGTTTACCTTGAAAACGAGCGCCGCCAGCAGTTTTTGAGCGTCGGCATGGACGCCGCCCCGGAATACGGCGCGGAAACCGCCGTCCTTATCGACTCCGAGATCAAGGGAATTCTCGACGCCCAGTATCTTGTGGCCAGGGAAATCCTTGAAGGCCGGAGGGAAGTGCTGGACAAGGCCGCCGTTCTTCTGCTTGAAAAGGAAAAGATGGAGGGCGGCGAGCTTGCCGCCCTCATGGAAAAAACGCAATCTATTTGA
- a CDS encoding SDR family NAD(P)-dependent oxidoreductase — MALNLNAVGKKIGPITKDYTWKDVVLYALGVGAGFDELEYVYEKDLKVVPTFSIAAIFDFLSHIGAESNVNLAGLVHGEQELIFHNPIPKDGKFVTEGAVKAYYDLAAKGKKGALIVGEGITRDADGKKLFTNIMTLFGRLDGGFGGEAPPDDKAAIPDRAPDFEVEAAPSESQPLVYRLSGDVFMIHVDPEFARMSGFEKPIMHGLCTYGFACRALIGKLCPGAPDTVRRLKCRFSKPLYPGDPIKTQIWKVADDQAMWRVVNTKTNEVCIDGGIFEWGALAKDEIRYDGKVAIITGAGGGLGKAYAVELARRGAKVVVNDLGGSRDGVGGSQTAAQLVVDEIKAAGGEAVPNYDNVATAEGGANIVKTAVDAFGTVDILINNAGILRDKSFLKMEPENWQAVLDVHLNGAYNVTRAAYPIMKEKGFGRIVMTTSAAGVYGNFGQANYAAAKMGLIGFMNTLKLEGGKYNVKINTVAPLAASRLTEDVFPPEVFEKSKPEFVAPMVLFLCSDKCDVSGRIYNAGMGFFNRVAMMTGPGAVLVKDETVTLEDVQKNMAAVNSMAEAAEYYQLNDQVGDVLMAFTKPAKAAPAAAAAAAAPSAAPKSVKEAFDLMPSKFVASAAAGVNVVFQYNISGEGGGEWNAVIADGTCTVSTGKHEKPTTTIIMESADFMAMMNKTISPMKAYTSGKLKIEGDIMKSQLIEKLFKE, encoded by the coding sequence ATGGCTCTAAATCTCAATGCGGTGGGAAAAAAAATCGGTCCCATCACCAAGGACTACACCTGGAAGGATGTGGTCCTTTACGCCCTGGGCGTGGGTGCGGGCTTTGACGAGCTCGAATACGTCTATGAAAAGGACCTGAAGGTGGTCCCCACCTTCTCCATTGCGGCCATTTTCGATTTCTTAAGCCACATCGGGGCCGAGAGCAACGTGAACCTTGCGGGCCTGGTTCACGGCGAGCAGGAACTCATCTTCCACAACCCGATCCCCAAGGATGGCAAGTTCGTAACCGAAGGCGCGGTAAAAGCCTATTACGATCTGGCCGCCAAGGGCAAAAAAGGCGCGCTCATCGTTGGCGAGGGCATAACCCGCGACGCCGACGGCAAGAAGCTCTTCACCAATATTATGACGCTCTTCGGTCGCCTTGACGGCGGCTTCGGAGGCGAGGCCCCCCCGGACGACAAGGCCGCAATTCCCGACCGCGCCCCTGATTTTGAGGTGGAGGCGGCCCCTTCAGAGAGCCAGCCCCTTGTTTACAGGCTTTCCGGCGACGTGTTCATGATCCACGTTGACCCCGAATTCGCCAGGATGAGCGGCTTTGAAAAGCCCATCATGCACGGCCTGTGCACTTACGGTTTCGCGTGCCGCGCCCTTATCGGCAAGCTCTGCCCCGGCGCTCCCGACACCGTGCGCCGCTTGAAGTGCCGGTTCAGTAAGCCCCTCTACCCCGGAGACCCCATCAAGACCCAGATTTGGAAGGTTGCCGACGATCAGGCCATGTGGCGGGTGGTGAACACCAAGACCAATGAAGTCTGCATTGACGGCGGCATCTTCGAGTGGGGCGCCCTTGCCAAGGACGAAATCCGCTACGACGGCAAAGTCGCCATCATCACCGGCGCAGGCGGCGGGCTTGGCAAAGCCTACGCCGTCGAGCTTGCCCGGCGCGGAGCCAAGGTGGTGGTGAACGACCTGGGCGGAAGCCGCGACGGCGTGGGCGGAAGCCAGACTGCGGCGCAGCTTGTTGTTGACGAGATCAAGGCCGCAGGCGGCGAGGCCGTACCCAACTACGACAACGTGGCAACCGCAGAGGGCGGCGCGAACATCGTGAAGACGGCGGTGGACGCCTTCGGCACGGTGGACATTCTCATCAACAACGCGGGCATCCTCCGCGACAAGAGCTTCCTTAAAATGGAGCCGGAAAACTGGCAGGCGGTTCTGGACGTGCATCTTAACGGCGCGTACAACGTGACCCGCGCCGCCTATCCCATCATGAAGGAAAAGGGCTTCGGACGAATTGTCATGACCACGAGCGCCGCAGGCGTTTACGGCAATTTCGGACAGGCCAACTACGCGGCTGCCAAGATGGGCCTTATCGGCTTTATGAATACGTTAAAGCTCGAAGGCGGCAAGTACAACGTCAAGATCAACACCGTGGCCCCGCTGGCGGCCTCGCGCCTTACCGAGGACGTTTTCCCGCCGGAGGTCTTCGAGAAATCCAAGCCCGAATTTGTGGCCCCCATGGTGCTCTTCCTTTGCTCCGACAAGTGCGACGTTTCAGGACGCATTTATAACGCCGGAATGGGCTTCTTCAACCGGGTGGCCATGATGACCGGCCCCGGCGCGGTTCTCGTGAAAGACGAAACCGTCACCCTGGAAGACGTGCAGAAGAACATGGCCGCCGTCAACAGCATGGCGGAAGCCGCCGAATACTACCAGTTGAACGATCAGGTGGGCGACGTGCTCATGGCCTTCACCAAGCCCGCGAAAGCAGCCCCGGCTGCTGCTGCGGCGGCTGCCGCTCCAAGCGCGGCCCCCAAGTCGGTGAAGGAAGCCTTTGACCTCATGCCCTCAAAATTCGTGGCATCCGCTGCTGCTGGCGTGAACGTGGTCTTCCAGTACAACATAAGCGGCGAGGGCGGCGGTGAGTGGAACGCCGTGATAGCCGACGGAACCTGCACGGTCTCCACCGGCAAGCACGAAAAGCCCACCACCACCATCATAATGGAGTCAGCCGATTTCATGGCCATGATGAATAAAACCATCAGCCCCATGAAGGCCTATACCTCCGGCAAGCTCAAGATCGAAGGCGATATCATGAAGAGCCAGTTGATCGAAAAGCTTTTCAAAGAGTAG
- a CDS encoding acyl-CoA dehydrogenase family protein produces MDILTYTADHEKFRKELREFLAREVVPNVDKWEKEHIVPKSVWRKMGEAGFLCTAQPKEYGGHGLDFLYTVIVCEECSHTGFTGLTASLHSDIVVPYIESFGTEEQKKKYIPLCASGEYISAVAMTEPDVGSDLASMTTIFEEDGDSYVINGTKTFISNGINCGICVVAARDPHADNPYQAISMFLVEDGTPGFGRGKHLEKMGWHSQDTAELFFSKCRIPKENMLGQKGSGFIILMQKLQQERLVCAIGAVCAAEKVVEKVTEYCKNTKERSGKPISKNQATQFALVEMATEAKIGRIFIDKLIADHMEKKNVVVEVSMAKFWTTDLAKRTCDRAMDLVGEPGYLEAFGLARGFRDVRVMPIFAGTNEIMKRIAAGFMGL; encoded by the coding sequence ATGGATATTTTAACCTACACCGCAGATCACGAAAAGTTCCGCAAGGAACTTAGGGAGTTTCTGGCCCGCGAGGTGGTCCCCAACGTGGATAAATGGGAAAAGGAGCACATCGTCCCGAAAAGCGTGTGGCGCAAGATGGGCGAGGCGGGCTTTTTGTGCACCGCCCAGCCCAAGGAATACGGCGGCCACGGGCTGGACTTCCTCTACACGGTGATCGTCTGCGAGGAATGCTCCCACACGGGCTTCACCGGGCTAACGGCCTCGCTCCATTCGGACATCGTGGTGCCCTACATCGAGAGCTTCGGCACCGAGGAGCAGAAGAAAAAGTACATCCCGCTCTGCGCCTCCGGCGAGTACATCTCGGCTGTGGCCATGACCGAACCGGACGTGGGAAGCGACCTTGCCTCCATGACCACCATCTTCGAGGAGGACGGGGACAGCTACGTAATAAACGGCACCAAGACCTTCATATCAAACGGCATCAACTGCGGAATCTGCGTGGTTGCGGCCAGGGACCCCCACGCCGACAACCCCTACCAGGCCATTTCCATGTTTCTGGTGGAAGACGGCACTCCCGGTTTCGGGCGGGGCAAGCACCTTGAGAAAATGGGCTGGCACAGCCAGGACACCGCCGAGCTTTTCTTCTCCAAGTGCCGGATTCCCAAGGAAAACATGCTAGGCCAAAAAGGCTCCGGCTTCATAATTCTGATGCAGAAGCTCCAGCAGGAGCGCCTGGTGTGTGCAATAGGCGCGGTTTGCGCGGCGGAAAAAGTGGTGGAGAAAGTAACGGAGTACTGCAAAAACACCAAGGAGCGCAGCGGCAAACCCATCTCCAAGAACCAGGCGACCCAGTTCGCCCTGGTGGAGATGGCCACCGAGGCCAAGATAGGCCGCATCTTCATCGATAAGTTGATCGCCGACCACATGGAGAAAAAAAACGTGGTTGTCGAGGTATCCATGGCCAAGTTCTGGACCACCGACCTTGCCAAGCGCACCTGCGACAGGGCCATGGATCTCGTTGGCGAACCGGGATACCTGGAAGCCTTCGGCCTTGCGCGCGGCTTCCGGGACGTCCGCGTAATGCCCATCTTTGCAGGCACCAACGAGATCATGAAGCGCATCGCGGCGGGTTTCATGGGGCTGTAG
- a CDS encoding acetyl-CoA acetyltransferase has translation MATGIKDKVAIIGMGCCRFGERWDMGAEELMVEAFEECLADSGLEKKDIQAAWFGTCLEEINVGKSALPLSTTLRLPYIPVTRVENYCATGTEAFRGAVYAVASGAYDVCLAQGVEKLKDTGYGGLPNPGSNGGTLPWQWWPNLSAPGSFAQLASAYGAKYRKSDEEIKEAMTHISWKSHQNGTKNPKAHLRKAVSKDAIKGSPIIAHPLGLFDCCGVSDGSACAIVCSVEFAKKLGKKDFVSVKALQLALSSGEESGFDEWDGDHFATTTAASKRAYAEAGITDPRKEISMMEVHDCFSITELVTYEDLHISPRGGAIKDILDGFYDASGQVPCQIDGGLKCFGHPIGASGLRMLYEMYLQLNGRAGERQLNNPRFGLTHNLGGFPFQNVCAISIIGKY, from the coding sequence ATGGCAACCGGAATCAAGGATAAAGTCGCCATCATTGGAATGGGCTGTTGCCGTTTCGGCGAACGCTGGGACATGGGCGCTGAAGAGCTCATGGTGGAAGCCTTCGAGGAATGCCTCGCGGACTCCGGCCTCGAAAAAAAGGACATCCAGGCGGCCTGGTTCGGCACCTGCCTTGAAGAAATCAACGTGGGCAAGAGCGCTCTGCCCCTTTCCACCACCTTAAGGCTTCCTTACATCCCTGTGACCCGCGTTGAAAACTACTGCGCAACGGGAACTGAAGCCTTTCGCGGCGCCGTGTACGCAGTGGCCTCAGGCGCTTACGACGTGTGTCTGGCCCAGGGCGTGGAAAAACTGAAGGACACCGGTTACGGCGGCCTTCCCAACCCCGGCTCCAACGGCGGAACCCTTCCGTGGCAGTGGTGGCCGAATCTCTCCGCTCCCGGCTCCTTTGCACAGCTGGCCTCGGCCTACGGCGCAAAGTACAGGAAGAGCGATGAAGAGATCAAAGAGGCCATGACCCACATTTCATGGAAAAGCCACCAGAACGGCACCAAGAACCCCAAGGCTCATCTTCGCAAGGCGGTATCCAAGGACGCCATCAAGGGCTCGCCCATCATCGCCCATCCCCTTGGCCTTTTCGACTGCTGCGGCGTGTCGGACGGCTCCGCCTGCGCCATCGTATGCTCGGTGGAATTCGCCAAGAAGCTCGGCAAGAAGGATTTCGTATCGGTCAAGGCCCTTCAGCTCGCCCTTTCATCCGGCGAGGAGTCCGGTTTTGACGAGTGGGACGGCGATCATTTCGCAACCACAACCGCAGCCTCAAAGAGGGCCTACGCCGAAGCCGGAATCACCGACCCGCGCAAGGAAATCTCCATGATGGAAGTGCATGACTGCTTCTCCATCACCGAGCTTGTCACCTACGAGGACCTTCACATCAGCCCGCGCGGCGGAGCCATCAAGGACATCCTGGACGGCTTCTACGACGCGTCCGGCCAGGTCCCCTGCCAGATAGACGGGGGCTTGAAGTGCTTCGGGCATCCAATAGGCGCTTCCGGCCTTCGGATGCTCTACGAGATGTACCTCCAGCTTAACGGCAGGGCCGGAGAGCGGCAGCTGAACAATCCGCGCTTCGGCCTTACGCACAACCTGGGAGGCTTCCCGTTCCAAAACGTATGTGCCATATCGATCATCGGCAAATACTAA